In Eptesicus fuscus isolate TK198812 chromosome 23, DD_ASM_mEF_20220401, whole genome shotgun sequence, one genomic interval encodes:
- the TBX1 gene encoding T-box transcription factor TBX1 isoform X2 — translation MHFSTVTRDMEAFTASSLSSLGAAGGFPGAASPGADPYGPREPPPPPRYDPCAAAAPGAPGPPPPPPHAYPFAPAAGAATSAAAEPEGPGASCAAAAKAPVKKNAKVASVSVQLEMKALWDEFNQLGTEMIVTKAGRRMFPTFQVKLFGMDPMADYMLLMDFVPVDDKRYRYAFHSSSWLVAGKADPATPGRVHYHPDSPAKGAQWMKQIVSFDKLKLTNNLLDDNGHIILNSMHRYQPRFHVVYVDPRKDSEKYAEENFKTFVFEETRFTAVTAYQNHRITQLKIASNPFAKGFRDCDPEDWPRNHRPGALPLMTAFARSRNPVASPGQPNGAEKDAAEARREFERDAGGPAVLGDPAPPPPLLARVLSPALPGAGGAGGLVPLPGAPGGRPSPPHPELRLEAPGASEPLHHHPYKYPAAAYDHYLGAKSRPAPYPLPGLRGHGYHAHAHSHHHPVSPAAAAAAAAAAAAAAANMYSAGAAPPGSYDYCPR, via the exons ATGCACTTCAGCACCGTCACCAGGGACATGGAAG CCTTCACGGCCAGCAGCCTGAGCAGCCTGGGGGCCGCCGGGGGCTTCCCGGGCGCCGCGTCGCCGGGCGCGGACCCATACGGCCCGcgcgagccgccgccgccgccgcgctacGACCcgtgcgccgccgccgccccgggcgCCCctggcccgccgccgccgccgccgcacgcCTACCCGTTCGCGCCGGCCGCCGGGGCCGCCACCAGTGCCGCTGCCGAGCCCGAGGGCCCCGGGGCCAGTTGCGCGGCCGCCGCCAAGGCGCCGGTGAAGAAGAACGCGAAGGTGGCCAGCGTGAGCGTGCAGCTCGAGATGAAGGCTCTGTGGGACGAATTCAATCAGCTGGGCACCGAGATGATCGTCACCAAGGCTGGCAG GCGCATGTTCCCCACCTTCCAAGTGAAGCTCTTCGGCATGGACCCCATGGCTGACTACATGCTCCTCATGGACTTTGTGCCCGTGGACGACAAGCGCTACCG GTacgccttccacagctcctcctggctggtggcggggaagGCAGACCCTGCCACTCCGGGCCGCGTGCACTACCACCCGGACTCGCCTGCCAAGGGCGCACAGTGGATGAAGCAAATCGTGTCCTTTGACAAGCTCAAACTGACCAACAACCTGCTGGACGACAACGGCCAC ATTATTCTCAACTCCATGCACAGATACCAGCCCCGCTTCCACGTGGTCTACGTGGACCCGCGCAAAGACAGTGAGAAATACGCCGAGGAGAACTTCAAAACCTTTGTGTTCGAGGAGACGCGCTTCACGGCCGTCACTGCCTACCAGAACCACAGG ATCACGCAGCTCAAGATCGCCAGCAACCCTTTCGCCAAAGGCTTCCGAGACTGCGACCCCGAAGACTG gccccgAAACCACCGGCCCGGCGCGCTGCCGCTCATGACCGCCTTCGCGCGCTCGCGGAACCCGGTGGCCTCCCCCGGGCAGCCCAACGGCGCGGAGAAAG ACGCCGCCGAAGCCCGGCGAGAATTCGAGCGCGATGCGGGCGGGCCGGCCGTGCTCGGGGACCCGGCGCCCCCGCCGCCGCTGCTGGCGCGCGTGCTGAGCCCCGCGTTGCCCGGGGCTGGCGGCGCCGGTGGCCTCGTCCCGCTGCCCGGCGCGCCCGGAGGCCGGCCCAGCCCCCCGCACCCCGAGCTGCGCCTGGAGGCGCCCGGCGCGTCGGAGCCGCTGCACCACCACCCCTACAAGTACCCGGCTGCCGCCTATGACCACTACCTCGGGGCCAAGAGCCGGCCGGCGCCCTACCCGCTGCCCGGCCTGCGCGGCCACGGCTACCACGCGCACGCACACTCGCACCACCACCCGGTGAGCccggcggccgccgccgccgccgccgctgccgccgccgccgccgccgccaacaTGTACTCGGCGGGGGCCGCGCCGCCTGGCTCCTACGACTACTGCCCCAGATAA
- the TBX1 gene encoding T-box transcription factor TBX1 isoform X1, translating to MDARSPLSPRASAFSIASLVAAEAAERTARLGPGSSNRAKLHRLLESPGGMHFSTVTRDMEAFTASSLSSLGAAGGFPGAASPGADPYGPREPPPPPRYDPCAAAAPGAPGPPPPPPHAYPFAPAAGAATSAAAEPEGPGASCAAAAKAPVKKNAKVASVSVQLEMKALWDEFNQLGTEMIVTKAGRRMFPTFQVKLFGMDPMADYMLLMDFVPVDDKRYRYAFHSSSWLVAGKADPATPGRVHYHPDSPAKGAQWMKQIVSFDKLKLTNNLLDDNGHIILNSMHRYQPRFHVVYVDPRKDSEKYAEENFKTFVFEETRFTAVTAYQNHRITQLKIASNPFAKGFRDCDPEDWPRNHRPGALPLMTAFARSRNPVASPGQPNGAEKDAAEARREFERDAGGPAVLGDPAPPPPLLARVLSPALPGAGGAGGLVPLPGAPGGRPSPPHPELRLEAPGASEPLHHHPYKYPAAAYDHYLGAKSRPAPYPLPGLRGHGYHAHAHSHHHPVSPAAAAAAAAAAAAAAANMYSAGAAPPGSYDYCPR from the exons ATGGACGCGCGGAGCCCGCTGTCTCCCCGGGCCAGCGCGTTCAGCATCGCCTCTCTGGTTGCAGCAGAGGCCGCAGAGCGTACCGCCCGCCTGGGCCCCGGGTCCTCCAACCGGGCGAAGCTTCACCGGCTGCTGGAATCCCCGGGCGGGATGCACTTCAGCACCGTCACCAGGGACATGGAAG CCTTCACGGCCAGCAGCCTGAGCAGCCTGGGGGCCGCCGGGGGCTTCCCGGGCGCCGCGTCGCCGGGCGCGGACCCATACGGCCCGcgcgagccgccgccgccgccgcgctacGACCcgtgcgccgccgccgccccgggcgCCCctggcccgccgccgccgccgccgcacgcCTACCCGTTCGCGCCGGCCGCCGGGGCCGCCACCAGTGCCGCTGCCGAGCCCGAGGGCCCCGGGGCCAGTTGCGCGGCCGCCGCCAAGGCGCCGGTGAAGAAGAACGCGAAGGTGGCCAGCGTGAGCGTGCAGCTCGAGATGAAGGCTCTGTGGGACGAATTCAATCAGCTGGGCACCGAGATGATCGTCACCAAGGCTGGCAG GCGCATGTTCCCCACCTTCCAAGTGAAGCTCTTCGGCATGGACCCCATGGCTGACTACATGCTCCTCATGGACTTTGTGCCCGTGGACGACAAGCGCTACCG GTacgccttccacagctcctcctggctggtggcggggaagGCAGACCCTGCCACTCCGGGCCGCGTGCACTACCACCCGGACTCGCCTGCCAAGGGCGCACAGTGGATGAAGCAAATCGTGTCCTTTGACAAGCTCAAACTGACCAACAACCTGCTGGACGACAACGGCCAC ATTATTCTCAACTCCATGCACAGATACCAGCCCCGCTTCCACGTGGTCTACGTGGACCCGCGCAAAGACAGTGAGAAATACGCCGAGGAGAACTTCAAAACCTTTGTGTTCGAGGAGACGCGCTTCACGGCCGTCACTGCCTACCAGAACCACAGG ATCACGCAGCTCAAGATCGCCAGCAACCCTTTCGCCAAAGGCTTCCGAGACTGCGACCCCGAAGACTG gccccgAAACCACCGGCCCGGCGCGCTGCCGCTCATGACCGCCTTCGCGCGCTCGCGGAACCCGGTGGCCTCCCCCGGGCAGCCCAACGGCGCGGAGAAAG ACGCCGCCGAAGCCCGGCGAGAATTCGAGCGCGATGCGGGCGGGCCGGCCGTGCTCGGGGACCCGGCGCCCCCGCCGCCGCTGCTGGCGCGCGTGCTGAGCCCCGCGTTGCCCGGGGCTGGCGGCGCCGGTGGCCTCGTCCCGCTGCCCGGCGCGCCCGGAGGCCGGCCCAGCCCCCCGCACCCCGAGCTGCGCCTGGAGGCGCCCGGCGCGTCGGAGCCGCTGCACCACCACCCCTACAAGTACCCGGCTGCCGCCTATGACCACTACCTCGGGGCCAAGAGCCGGCCGGCGCCCTACCCGCTGCCCGGCCTGCGCGGCCACGGCTACCACGCGCACGCACACTCGCACCACCACCCGGTGAGCccggcggccgccgccgccgccgccgctgccgccgccgccgccgccgccaacaTGTACTCGGCGGGGGCCGCGCCGCCTGGCTCCTACGACTACTGCCCCAGATAA